One Candidatus Bathyarchaeota archaeon genomic window carries:
- a CDS encoding ABC transporter permease: MLTVLSDVYSVLWVDLRNMRRHWRSTIATSLVLPFLYLVAFGYGLGRDMSLDGVNYLAFVVPGIVSLTAFSTSFSGASAKLQVDKFFYKSFDELLMAPVRLESIIVGKALIGVVRGLISSVAILIVGLVLAPTLTVSPLFVIILFISCFVFALFGVLVALLINTHQGMSTFSTLVILPMTFLCGTFFALSQMPDAAKAVLYVLPLTHSSTCLRAAALAQPFPWLSFIALLGFGFVFFAGCLIALKKTSV, encoded by the coding sequence ATGCTGACAGTTTTGAGTGATGTGTATTCTGTCCTGTGGGTGGATTTGCGGAACATGCGGCGCCATTGGCGTTCCACAATTGCTACCAGTCTTGTTCTGCCTTTTCTGTATCTAGTGGCTTTCGGCTACGGTTTGGGGCGCGATATGAGTCTTGATGGAGTTAATTACCTTGCGTTTGTTGTTCCAGGTATTGTATCGTTGACAGCTTTTTCGACTAGTTTTAGTGGTGCATCTGCCAAACTTCAGGTGGACAAGTTTTTTTACAAAAGCTTTGATGAGCTTTTGATGGCTCCTGTTCGCTTGGAGTCGATTATTGTCGGGAAAGCTTTAATTGGTGTGGTGAGAGGCTTGATTAGCTCAGTAGCTATATTGATTGTTGGTTTAGTCCTTGCCCCCACGTTAACTGTAAGTCCGTTGTTTGTGATTATTTTATTTATCTCTTGTTTTGTGTTTGCGCTCTTTGGTGTACTTGTTGCCTTGCTGATTAATACACATCAGGGCATGAGCACTTTCAGCACGTTGGTTATTTTGCCGATGACTTTCCTATGCGGCACCTTCTTTGCTTTGAGCCAAATGCCCGATGCAGCCAAAGCAGTTTTGTATGTCTTGCCCCTTACACATTCAAGCACATGTCTCCGAGCGGCAGCTTTAGCTCAACCTTTCCCATGGCTTTCGTTTATAGCTCTTCTGGGCTTTGGCTTTGTTTTCTTCGCAGGGTGCCTCATCGCGTTGAAGAAAACCAGTGTGTAG
- a CDS encoding ABC transporter ATP-binding protein yields the protein MIDCIYTENLTKNYGTVKAIDNLDLCVHDGEIFGFLGPNGAGKTTTIRVLTTLTRPTSGFVAVGGYNIKDQPDKVKKVIGVVQQHLSLDRDLTVRENMEFHARIHHLDSSKRKQRIAELLEYVELTEYADKMVDTLSGGMKKKAAIVCSLIHQPKLLFLDEPTVGLDAQARRRMWDLMRRLNRDGTTIFLTTHYIEEAEALCDRVGIMHHGRLIALDKLLELRKKLGLVTVETLVDNKETHYQFFANREEATRYVQNLSPNAKTIIIRDSNLEDVFLEQTGEKVGDV from the coding sequence TTGATAGATTGTATTTACACGGAGAATTTAACGAAGAACTACGGTACCGTTAAAGCAATAGACAATTTAGATTTATGCGTACACGATGGCGAAATCTTCGGTTTCCTAGGCCCCAACGGAGCAGGAAAAACAACAACCATTCGTGTTTTAACCACTCTAACCCGACCAACCTCTGGTTTTGTAGCGGTTGGCGGTTACAATATTAAAGATCAACCAGACAAAGTGAAAAAAGTAATTGGAGTTGTGCAACAACACTTGAGTCTAGACCGCGATTTGACTGTTAGAGAAAACATGGAATTTCATGCCCGTATACATCATTTAGATTCTTCCAAGCGTAAGCAACGCATAGCTGAGTTGTTGGAATACGTTGAACTAACCGAATACGCCGACAAAATGGTTGATACACTCTCGGGTGGAATGAAGAAGAAGGCGGCCATTGTTTGCAGTCTAATACATCAGCCTAAATTGTTATTTTTGGATGAACCGACAGTTGGCTTGGACGCTCAGGCTCGGCGCCGCATGTGGGATCTAATGCGCCGTTTAAACCGTGATGGCACAACGATTTTTCTTACAACACACTACATCGAAGAGGCTGAGGCTCTATGCGACCGTGTAGGGATTATGCATCATGGACGCTTAATTGCTCTTGATAAGCTGCTTGAGCTTCGTAAAAAGTTGGGTTTAGTTACTGTTGAGACACTTGTCGACAATAAGGAAACACACTATCAATTTTTCGCAAACAGAGAAGAAGCTACCCGTTACGTTCAAAATTTATCACCTAATGCAAAAACAATCATAATCCGCGATTCAAATTTGGAGGATGTCTTTCTGGAGCAGACTGGTGAGAAGGTTGGTGATGTCTAA
- a CDS encoding adenosylcobinamide amidohydrolase, translating to MKSNVTIFKQNKLNVELKGVDARVVYHKYNGVELNTTLVSFSEKRRVLSTLDGLKHVPHVGNVYVPNPLSTKHMTLGSYAKFQRELPATLGICCRDITFMSTAVDMEKVAVCQKSYCDFKVYCIATGGARNNALRMGVDFGDWVETETRFQSASGTINIMILTNVSLTVGAMARVIMTATEAKTAALQDLNYMSTPSPHVQATGTGTDNMIVVSGVNPEIVIHHAGGHTKMGELIGFTAKNAVTEALKKHDN from the coding sequence ATGAAGTCAAATGTAACAATATTTAAACAAAATAAATTGAACGTGGAACTAAAAGGGGTAGACGCAAGAGTAGTCTACCACAAATACAATGGTGTTGAACTAAATACTACGCTTGTTTCTTTTAGTGAAAAACGTAGGGTGCTCTCCACTTTGGACGGGCTAAAACATGTTCCCCACGTAGGCAACGTGTATGTTCCAAACCCCTTATCAACAAAACATATGACTTTAGGAAGCTACGCGAAATTTCAACGGGAATTACCTGCGACACTTGGAATCTGCTGCCGCGACATCACTTTTATGAGCACAGCTGTTGACATGGAAAAAGTGGCAGTGTGCCAAAAATCCTACTGTGACTTCAAAGTTTACTGCATTGCCACAGGTGGCGCAAGAAACAACGCATTGCGAATGGGTGTAGATTTTGGAGATTGGGTTGAGACAGAAACGCGTTTCCAAAGTGCTTCTGGCACCATAAACATCATGATTTTAACAAACGTTTCTTTAACCGTTGGCGCAATGGCACGGGTTATAATGACTGCTACAGAAGCCAAAACTGCGGCACTCCAAGACCTAAACTACATGAGTACTCCTTCTCCTCATGTTCAAGCAACTGGCACTGGAACGGACAACATGATTGTTGTTTCTGGTGTGAACCCCGAAATCGTCATTCACCATGCTGGTGGACATACAAAGATGGGTGAATTGATTGGTTTTACTGCCAAAAATGCTGTGACAGAGGCGTTAAAGAAGCATGATAATTAA